The Jeotgalibacillus aurantiacus genome segment TTGATCGAAAATATGTAAGACACCTGAATGAGCCGTCCTGTACGGCTCATTCTCGTACATAAAAAAATCCAGAGCAGGTTCAAGGAGGAGTTTTTGATGGGCTTTACACGTAAAAAAATCTCAGTAGTAGGTGCCGGTTTTACGGGAGCAACAACAGCATTATTCCTTGCACAAAAAGAACTTGGAGATATCGTTCTGGTTGATATTCCTCAAAACGAAGGGCCTACAAAAGGCAAAGCACTTGATATGCTTGAAGCAGGTCCTGTTTTTGGCTATGACGCACATATTAAAGGAACATCGGATTATGCAGATACTGCAAACTCCGACCTTGTCATTATTACAGCCGGTCTTCCGCGTAAACCGGGTATGAGCCGCGATGATCTCGTTCAGACAAATGAAAAAATCATGAAGTCAGTAACAGCTGAAATCGTGAAACATTCACCTGAAACAATGATTCTCGTTCTATCTAATCCGGTGGATGCCATGACCTATACCGTTTTTAAAGAATCAGGTTTTCCAAAGGAACGTGTTATCGGACAATCAGGCGTTTTGGATACCGCACGTTTCAATACATTTGTGGCAGAAGAATTGAATCTTTCTGTTAAAGATATTCAGGGGTTTGTTCTCGGTGGTCATGGTGATGACATGGTGCCGCTCACCCGCTATTCAAATGCAGGAGGCGTACCGCTGGAAACACTGATTCCGAAGGACCGTCTCGATGCAATCATTGAACGCACGAGAAAAGGCGGCGGTGAGATTGTTGCCCTTCTGGGGAACGGCTCCGCCTATTACGCTCCGGCAGCAGCGCTGATGGAGATGGCAGAAGCGATTTTAAAGGACCAGAAGCGTGTTCTGCCATCCGTTGCCTACCTTGAGGGTGAATACGGCTTCGAAGGCATTTACCTTGGTGTCCCGACCGTGCTTGGAGGAAACGGTATTGAAAAAATCATCGAGCTTGAACTGACAGACGATGAAAAATCCCAGCTTCAAAAATCAGCCGACTCCGTTCGTAATGTGATGAGTGCATTATCCGGTAACGAATAGGAGTTATAAGCTTAAGCTGATCATTATACTTAAAGTGCCGGTGACATCCAAAGACTGCGGAAAGGAAGCGACAGCCGACTCAACGCGGAAAATCGAAGGATGTCACCGGCACCGTTTTAAATGAATTGTAAGCGGTTTCTTTTAACCGGAGATAAATTTTCTGAAAAATGGTACAATAAATCAACAACAGTCAAGAGGGGGAGTTATAGATGCTTCTTGGTAAAAAGAGAAAGCTCGGCAGACAAATAGAAGATATGTCGATTGGTGAGAAACTGACATTAACAGAAAAAATAGAGGATAAGGACCTTCTCCTGTTTCTTGGATTAACCAACGATTCTAATCCTTTATATATTCAGCATGATTATGCTTCGCAGACGCCATACAAAAAACCGATCGTTCCATCTATCATGCTCACCGGTTTTGTTACTTCTGCGGTTTCAAAATATATGCCTGGTCCGGGATCGCATGTGAAAGAACAGAATCTGCGTTTCCCAAAACCGCTTTATCATTATGCAACGATAGACTATACATTTGAAGTTAAATCCATTGACCGCCCGAATTACGAAGTTGAAATCGCGGTACAGGCAGTTGACGAAAGCGGAGATGTTGTATTGAAGGGTACCGTGATCGTCTGCCCGCCACATAAACTCGAACGCTTCGAGGGCTCAGCGCTGGATAACTTTTAGGATAAGATTTTGATATGAAGTGCAGGTTCATTCCGGCAGCCATGACTGTATCAACACGAATCAAAGTGTTGGTACAGTTTTTTTAATGACGATAAATACTGAATTTGCAGCTTGAAAGATTCCTTATCGCGTCCCGAAACAGTTTATACTATAATAAAGTTGGGTGAATGGATCGAAATATAGGGGTTAATTAAGTTCCTGGAGGTTTAACATGAGTAAAAGAGTCCTTGTAGTAGACGATGAACAATCAATCGTAACACTTCTAAAATATAACCTGGAGCAGTCCGGGTATGAGGTGCTGACCGCTCTCGATGGTGAGGAAGGATTCAATCAGGCGCTTGAAGGAAAGCCGGATCTGATCGTTCTTGACCTGATGCTGCCAAAGATGGATGGAATCGAGGTCTGCAAAAAGCTGCGTCAGGAGCATGTGGATATTCCAATCATCATGTTGACAGCGAAGGATGATGAGTTTGATAAGGTGCTGGGCCTGGAGCTTGGTGCAGATGATTATATGACAAAGCCTTTCAGTCCACGTGAAGTGGTTGCTCGTGTTAAAGCCATTTTAAGAAGAACGAAACATGCTGAAGTAAAGCAGCCGGAACCTGAAGAACCATCACATTCGATTGGTGAGGTAAAAGTGTATCCTGATCAGTACGAAGCGTTTTTCAGGGATGAACCGATTGAATTAACGCCAAAGGAATTTGAATTGCTGGTTTATCTGATCGAAAATAAGGGTCGCGTCCTGACAAGGGACCAACTGCTTCAGGCTGTATGGAATTATGATTTTGCCGGTGATACCCGGATTGTAGATGTTCATATCAGTCATTTGCGCGAGAAAATTGAAGAAAACACAAAGAAGCCTGTTTACATCAAAACGATTCGCGGCCTTGGCTATAAAATGGAGAAACCAAAAGAAGCGTGAAGATTTCATCCTTTCGTGGACGGCTTCTCTTTGCGCTTATCACACTCATTTTTCTTGTGCTGATCGGCCTTGGCATTCTAATCGGTGAGCTCGTAAAATCCTATTATTTAAACGCTTTGCATTCAAGGCTTGAGCGTGAGGTTGATATTGTCATTGACCAGACGGAACGGCAGTCGTCATTTGAAGAACTGAATTTATCAGATTTTAATCAGTTGAGTGATGTGCTGGATACCAGGATCTCTATTTTAGATCAGGAGGGCGTGATCATTTACGATTCTGGTATGGGGGTATCGGAAACGGTGAATCATGAAACGATCCTGGAGGAGATCAGTCAAACGTTCCCTGATCAAGAGGAGGGAATTGTTCAGTATCCTCAGAATGACCAGACCTTTTATTATGCAGGGGCAGTTGAGACGGCAGGAGAGAGCGGCTATGTGATCATGGCAACCTCTTTTAATGAACTTGGGGATGTATACAGACAAATTTGGATCATCCTTTCCATTACGCTTGGAATCGCAATGCTCATCATCATTTTCCTTGGTGCCAGAATTACAAGTCAGTATACGAAGCCGATTGAATCAGCAACCAAAGTGGCGATTGAACTCGCTAAAGGAAATTATAAAGCAAGGACTTTTGAAGACCGTGTTGATGAGACGGGCATGCTGAGCAACGCGATTAACGTTCTTGCACGCAATCTTCAGGAGATGGTCAACGATCAGGCCGTCCAGCAGGACCGGCTTCAAACTCTGATTGAAAATATGGGAAGCGGACTCATCATGATTGATAAGCAGGGGTATATTGTGCTTGTAAACCGTCCGTTTTTATCCTTCTTTCAGATGGATTTGAAGGAAATTTTAAATGAGCGTTATAAAGATGTGTTTCATGATCCGCGTGTCAGGGAAATCGCAGAAGAGGTTTTCATGACTGAGCAGCGCGTCAGAAAACAGGTCTATACCGAAAGTACGATCCCGAAAAGACATCTCGAAATCTACGGGGCTCCGATTATCGGTGAAAGAAGTGCGTGGCAGGGCATTGTGCTCGTATTCCATGATATCTCTGAGCTTAAAAAGCTCGAGCAGATGAGAAAAGACTTTGTAGCAAACGTATCGCATGAGGTTAAAACACCAATTACCTCCATAAAAGGGTTCACTGAAACCTTACTCGACGGTGCAATGAATGACCGTGACGCCCTTGATTCATTTCTGACAATCATTCTGAAAGAAAGTGATCGTCTGCAAATGCTCATTCAGGACCTGCTTGACTTATCTAAGGTCGAACAGCAGGGCTTTAAGCTATCGCTATCTGAGGTGAATCTGTCAGATCTGCTTGAAGAGGTAAAAATGGTCATCGGTCAGCGTGCGGCAGAGAAAAAGATGCACATTGTACTGGAGCTCGATCCGAAGTCTGTCATCGAGGGAGATTTTGACCGGCTGAAGCAGGTGTTTATTAACCTTCTAAACAATGCGATTACGTATTCTTACAATGAAGGCGAAATAAAAGTCAAAACGGTAAGGCGCGGTGACAGAATGCTGATTCATGTCATTGATAATGGAATTGGGATGGAAAAAGAGGAGATATCCCGTATTTTTGAACGGTTTTACAGAGTGGATAAGGCAAGAAGCAGGAACTCCGGCGGGACCGGGCTGGGACTTGCCATTGTTAAGCATATAGTAGAAGTGCATCATGGAGAAATCCAGGCAACGAGTCAGGTTGGAAAGGGGACCACCTTCACGATTGATCTGCCAGTTGAACAGGATAAATGGAATTAAACGTTCTTTACGTTAAATTTACATCTTTAAGACATTTTCTTAATATTCAATTGATAAGATACAAAGTGAAAACCCCTTCATCCAAGGAACCCCGAAAAAAGCGTGAACAGACCCCGTTCACGCTTTTTTCATGTCTTTTTCTAAAAATCTGTAATTCCTTTATCCAGTCATCATCATTTTTGACATTTTACTGAAACCTTTCTGTTACATAATCGTATTATAGGCAATACATACAGAAAGGAAGAATGAGATGAGCATAAGACGAATTATGGCTGGGATCGGGATTGTGTTTGGTTCTGTCATCCTTCTTATTATATTGTTTACATCCTGGTACACCGTTGATGAATCCGAGCAGGCACTCGTTTTAACATTTGGTGAAGCCAATGAAACCATCACCGAATCAGGCTTGAAGTTCAAGCTGCCATGGCCTATTCAGCAGGTGGAGGTGTTATCAAAGGAAACCTTCAGTCTGCAGTTTGGTTATGAACAGGAAGGCGGGGAAATTCAATCATTTCCTGAAGAAACCGTGATGATTACAGGTGATGAAAACATTGTATTAACGGATCTTGTTGTTCAGTGGAAAATTACTGAACCTCGTGACTACCTGTTCAATGCGGAGGACCCGCGCGAGGTTTTATACGATGCAACGTCCGCATCCATCCGGAGTATTATTGGAAGTTCTACTATAGATGATGCTTTGACATCAGGGAAAGCGGAAATTGAAGCAGAGGTTCGGGAACTGCTGGCATCATTGATGGAGAAGTATGAGGTAGGGATTTCCGTTCAGGCAGTCCAGCTGCAGGACGTGGAACTGCCAAACCAGGAAGTGCGTCAGGCATTTACCGCTGTAACGGATGCACGTGAAACGATGATCACGAAAGAAAATGAGGCTGAAAAATATAGAAATCAGAAAGTAAACGAGGCGCAGGGGGAAAAGGATGCCATTGAATCCCGGGCCCAGGGTGAAAGAGCAGCCCGGATCGAACAGGCGCGAGGAGACGTTGCGATCTTTAACGAAATCTTTGCCGAGTATCAGAACAATCAGGAGATCACCCGTCAGCGTCTGATTTTGGAGACGCTTGAAGAAGTACTCCCGGGAACAAAGCTTTACATCATGAATGATAATGGAGATACGCTGAAATACCTTCCACTGCAGCCTGACAGTCAGCAGCCGGTTCCGCCACCTGCTGAAGAGAGTGAGGGTTCGTCAAATGGACAATAATGATCAGAATAAAGTATTTGATTTTAATAAAAAGCCAAAACAGACTAAGAAAAATATTGATATTGACTGGAAGAAATACCGTAAAGCAGGGATCATATCATTTCTTCTCATCTTCCTTCTGATCATTGCCCTTTTGAATGTGTTTATCGTAAAAGAAGGAGAATACCGGGTGATTCGTCAGTTTGGAGAGGTTGTTAATATTATAGAAGAGCCGGGATTACACGCGAAGATTCCGTTTGTACAGTCCGTCACGACACTCCCTAAATATCAGATGACCTATGATGTATCTGAAGCGGAAATTAACACGATGGATAAAAAGCGTATTATTATTGATAATTACGCTGTCTGGCGTATTACAGAGCCAATTAATATGATCTCGAATGCGGGTACCATGGTCAATGCAGAATCCCGCATGGAAGAATATATTTATTCAGTTGTCCGGTCTGAGCTTGGACGATTGAATTATGATGAGATTATAAATGATGAAAACTCTTCCAGAGGAAGCCTGAATGACCGTGTAACAGAGCGGGTCAATGAACTGCTTGAACAGGAGCAGTTCGGGATTGAAGTTGTTGACGTCCGGATGAAACAGACGAATCTTCCAGAGGCGAATGAGGAGTCCGTTTATACAAGAATGATTTCTGAGCGTCAGTCAACAGCTCAGGAATACTTATCAATGGGTGATGCGAACAAAAACCGGATCGAAGCGAATACGGATCGTGAAGTCAGGGAGCTGCTGGCAAAAGCAAACGCGGAAGCTGATGTGATCCGTGCGGAAGGTGAAGCAGAGGCGGCCAGAATCTACAATGAAGCCTTCTCAAAAGATCCTGAGTTTTATGAGCTGTTTAGAACACTCGAGTCGTATAAAACAACGGTGAATGATGAAACGATGATTATTTTACCTTCAGACTCACCGTACGCTTCCCTCCTGCAGGGAATAACTGAATAAAAGTGTGCAGGTGCCGCTGTTTTCCCTTTCATTTTGGAAATGCTAAAATGAAGGAAGGACAGCGGCTTTTTGCTGTAATTGAACCGGAAAAGGAGTGGATCAGCGTGTCAAAAAAGTTGATGCTGATTGATGGGAACAGTATTGCATACCGTGCTTTCTTTGCTTTACCGTTACTCAATAATGATAAAGGAATACATACGAATGCCATTTACGGCTTCACAACCATGCTAATGAAATTGCTTGACGAGGAAAAACCGACTCACTTAATGGTGGCTTTTGATGCCGGTAAAACAACCTTCCGGCATAAAACCTTCTCAGAATATAAAGGAGGACGTCAGAAAACACCACCTGAATTATCTGAGCAGTTTCCTTTTATCCGAGATCTGCTCGATGCCCACAGCATCGAATATTATGAGCTTGATCAATACGAAGCGGATGATATTATCGGAACGCTGTCCGCGCAGGCTGAAAAAGAAGGCTTTGAGACAGTGATTGTATCAGGAGATAAAGACTTAACGCAGCTCTCGTCTGATAAAGTCAGAGTGGATATTACGAAAAAAGGAATTACCGATCTGGAGAAATATACGCCTGCACATATTGAAGAAAAGTACGGGCTGAAACCGGATCAGATCATTGACATGAAGGGGCTTATGGGTGACGCTTCCGATAACATTCCAGGCGTTCCCGGGGTCGGTGAAAAAACAGCGATTAAGCTTCTAAAGCAATTTGGCACGCTTGAAAAAGTGTATGAATCGATCGATGAGGTAAGCGGGGCGAAGCTGAAGGAAAAGCTCTCAGATAATGAGCAGCATGCAGTCATGAGTAAAAAACTTGCGACGATCACAAGAACGGCTCCTGTCACAGTAAAGCTTGATCAGCTCGGAAAAAAAGAAGCAGATTCTGCAAAGCTGATTAAGCTTTATAAGGAGCTTGGCTTTAATTCGCTGCTCGAAAAGCTCGACGGTCCTGCAGAAGAAAAGGTGGAGCTGAAGGAGATTCAGTGGGAAACGATTACTGACTTTGAAAAAAACAGTATTCCGGATCATGCGGAGTTATATGTGGAATTGTTCGGAGAAAATTATCATACGGCACAAATTCTCGGGATCTCTGTTCATTTCAACGGGAAAACGTTTTTTATTTCTCCTGAGGACGCTGCTGAGTCCACTTATTTTAAAGAGTGGGTTGAAAATGATGCGGTGAAAAAGTCTGTTTATGATGCGAAGCAGTCGATCGTAGCATTCGGACGTTTAGGGATGCAGCTGAAAGGGATTGATTTCGATCTGCTCATTGCTTCCTATGTTATTGATGCTTCTGAAGCGGCGGATGATTTTGCCTCCATCGCGAAACGTCATGGTGCCGATGCTGTTCCAACGGATGAATCCGTCTATGGAAAAGGAGCTAAAAAAGCAGTACCCGACGATGAGACGCTTCAGCAGCATGTTGCGAGAAAAGCGGCTGCGATTGGGAACATTAAAGAAACATGTATTGAATCCTTAAAGAAAAACGAGCGGTACAGCCTTTTTGAAGAGCTTGAATTGCCTCTTGCCACGGTTCTGGCTTCGATGGAACAAAAAGGGGTGAAAGTCGACATTGAACGGCTGAAAGAGATGGGTGTTGAACTGAAAGAAAAGCTTGAGGAAATTGAGCAGAACATTTACCGCATTGCGGGTGAGGAATTTAATATCAATTCCCCAAAACAGCTTGGCGTCATTCTGTATGAAAAAATGGGGCTTCCTGCACTTAAGAAAACGAAAACAGGATACTCAACCTCTGCGGATGTGCTCGAAAAACTCAAGCCTGAACATGAAGTGATCGAACATATTCTGCATTTCAGACAGCTTGGTAAGCTGCAATCAACTTATATTGAGGGCTTGCTGAAGGTCATCCATGAAGATTCAAATAAAATTCATACACGCTATAATCAGGTGCTGACCCAGACTGGACGACTGAGTTCAACGGACCCTAACCTGCAGAACATTCCAATCCGTCTTGAGGAAGGGCGTAAAATCCGTCAGGCTTTTGTGCCATC includes the following:
- the polA gene encoding DNA polymerase I, whose protein sequence is MSKKLMLIDGNSIAYRAFFALPLLNNDKGIHTNAIYGFTTMLMKLLDEEKPTHLMVAFDAGKTTFRHKTFSEYKGGRQKTPPELSEQFPFIRDLLDAHSIEYYELDQYEADDIIGTLSAQAEKEGFETVIVSGDKDLTQLSSDKVRVDITKKGITDLEKYTPAHIEEKYGLKPDQIIDMKGLMGDASDNIPGVPGVGEKTAIKLLKQFGTLEKVYESIDEVSGAKLKEKLSDNEQHAVMSKKLATITRTAPVTVKLDQLGKKEADSAKLIKLYKELGFNSLLEKLDGPAEEKVELKEIQWETITDFEKNSIPDHAELYVELFGENYHTAQILGISVHFNGKTFFISPEDAAESTYFKEWVENDAVKKSVYDAKQSIVAFGRLGMQLKGIDFDLLIASYVIDASEAADDFASIAKRHGADAVPTDESVYGKGAKKAVPDDETLQQHVARKAAAIGNIKETCIESLKKNERYSLFEELELPLATVLASMEQKGVKVDIERLKEMGVELKEKLEEIEQNIYRIAGEEFNINSPKQLGVILYEKMGLPALKKTKTGYSTSADVLEKLKPEHEVIEHILHFRQLGKLQSTYIEGLLKVIHEDSNKIHTRYNQVLTQTGRLSSTDPNLQNIPIRLEEGRKIRQAFVPSKEGWVMFAADYSQIELRVLAHISDDEGLKEAFHEGLDIHTKTAMDVFGVAKEEVTSDMRRHAKAVNFGIVYGISDYGLSQSLDIPRKEAAEFIKRYLESYPKVKEYMDDIIHEAKQKGYVETLLHRRRYIPEITSRNFNVRGFAERTAMNTPIQGTAADIIKKAMIEMDETLNRENLKARMLLQVHDELIFECPKDEVKKLEKLVPEVMEAAVELSVPLKVDYSYGDTWYDAK
- a CDS encoding MaoC/PaaZ C-terminal domain-containing protein, with the protein product MLLGKKRKLGRQIEDMSIGEKLTLTEKIEDKDLLLFLGLTNDSNPLYIQHDYASQTPYKKPIVPSIMLTGFVTSAVSKYMPGPGSHVKEQNLRFPKPLYHYATIDYTFEVKSIDRPNYEVEIAVQAVDESGDVVLKGTVIVCPPHKLERFEGSALDNF
- the mdh gene encoding malate dehydrogenase, with product MGFTRKKISVVGAGFTGATTALFLAQKELGDIVLVDIPQNEGPTKGKALDMLEAGPVFGYDAHIKGTSDYADTANSDLVIITAGLPRKPGMSRDDLVQTNEKIMKSVTAEIVKHSPETMILVLSNPVDAMTYTVFKESGFPKERVIGQSGVLDTARFNTFVAEELNLSVKDIQGFVLGGHGDDMVPLTRYSNAGGVPLETLIPKDRLDAIIERTRKGGGEIVALLGNGSAYYAPAAALMEMAEAILKDQKRVLPSVAYLEGEYGFEGIYLGVPTVLGGNGIEKIIELELTDDEKSQLQKSADSVRNVMSALSGNE
- a CDS encoding response regulator transcription factor; protein product: MSKRVLVVDDEQSIVTLLKYNLEQSGYEVLTALDGEEGFNQALEGKPDLIVLDLMLPKMDGIEVCKKLRQEHVDIPIIMLTAKDDEFDKVLGLELGADDYMTKPFSPREVVARVKAILRRTKHAEVKQPEPEEPSHSIGEVKVYPDQYEAFFRDEPIELTPKEFELLVYLIENKGRVLTRDQLLQAVWNYDFAGDTRIVDVHISHLREKIEENTKKPVYIKTIRGLGYKMEKPKEA
- the hflC gene encoding protease modulator HflC; its protein translation is MDNNDQNKVFDFNKKPKQTKKNIDIDWKKYRKAGIISFLLIFLLIIALLNVFIVKEGEYRVIRQFGEVVNIIEEPGLHAKIPFVQSVTTLPKYQMTYDVSEAEINTMDKKRIIIDNYAVWRITEPINMISNAGTMVNAESRMEEYIYSVVRSELGRLNYDEIINDENSSRGSLNDRVTERVNELLEQEQFGIEVVDVRMKQTNLPEANEESVYTRMISERQSTAQEYLSMGDANKNRIEANTDREVRELLAKANAEADVIRAEGEAEAARIYNEAFSKDPEFYELFRTLESYKTTVNDETMIILPSDSPYASLLQGITE
- the pnpS gene encoding two-component system histidine kinase PnpS — translated: MSSFRGRLLFALITLIFLVLIGLGILIGELVKSYYLNALHSRLEREVDIVIDQTERQSSFEELNLSDFNQLSDVLDTRISILDQEGVIIYDSGMGVSETVNHETILEEISQTFPDQEEGIVQYPQNDQTFYYAGAVETAGESGYVIMATSFNELGDVYRQIWIILSITLGIAMLIIIFLGARITSQYTKPIESATKVAIELAKGNYKARTFEDRVDETGMLSNAINVLARNLQEMVNDQAVQQDRLQTLIENMGSGLIMIDKQGYIVLVNRPFLSFFQMDLKEILNERYKDVFHDPRVREIAEEVFMTEQRVRKQVYTESTIPKRHLEIYGAPIIGERSAWQGIVLVFHDISELKKLEQMRKDFVANVSHEVKTPITSIKGFTETLLDGAMNDRDALDSFLTIILKESDRLQMLIQDLLDLSKVEQQGFKLSLSEVNLSDLLEEVKMVIGQRAAEKKMHIVLELDPKSVIEGDFDRLKQVFINLLNNAITYSYNEGEIKVKTVRRGDRMLIHVIDNGIGMEKEEISRIFERFYRVDKARSRNSGGTGLGLAIVKHIVEVHHGEIQATSQVGKGTTFTIDLPVEQDKWN
- the hflK gene encoding FtsH protease activity modulator HflK, translated to MSIRRIMAGIGIVFGSVILLIILFTSWYTVDESEQALVLTFGEANETITESGLKFKLPWPIQQVEVLSKETFSLQFGYEQEGGEIQSFPEETVMITGDENIVLTDLVVQWKITEPRDYLFNAEDPREVLYDATSASIRSIIGSSTIDDALTSGKAEIEAEVRELLASLMEKYEVGISVQAVQLQDVELPNQEVRQAFTAVTDARETMITKENEAEKYRNQKVNEAQGEKDAIESRAQGERAARIEQARGDVAIFNEIFAEYQNNQEITRQRLILETLEEVLPGTKLYIMNDNGDTLKYLPLQPDSQQPVPPPAEESEGSSNGQ